From the genome of Oxyura jamaicensis isolate SHBP4307 breed ruddy duck chromosome 2, BPBGC_Ojam_1.0, whole genome shotgun sequence, one region includes:
- the ANLN gene encoding anillin codes for MDPFTEKLLERTRARRENLQKKMAERPNMGARPTVQTKRVREPLLETGNQASFPGEEAKPITKLSPTKRLCSGNMETQASSTENVQPVPSNSTSHRSPEVTSESHVTASNRASLVQPLEKGKTNTKSETSAALSVKTRMQKLAEQRRCWDSEDPSECAPLSPLQSKDLPVSPPKQTANALGSNTPTGRRGRLANLAATIGSWEDDLSHPSAKQNNAQEQPGTTCLSKLSTTSGASARINSSSVKQEAASCSQRLVEASINKPANSKIADSNNFMTQSSSITVPTSKESEVRQPLIEKPYSPQKTEKLTQPVKSTLSQPVQTKEEPVKGTHVQLEHKDKPTTPGGSGIKPFLERFGERCQEYSARSPATNTPGYRTPTVTPNTRTIQERLLKQHENSSTASLALQLKQERERELACIRGRFDRGNLWGTERSESSKRKLPEAKMDSPSQASPKRPPCSDATASGSADDRPPRSPSVESSDAPKCEETNSSPLKITQPKSPVKAVSVSHRKQLVEKPNDDVREVEMSVDDEMNSSKVISEIFEILQEDGPDIEKLKKEMSMSLEGESDEDDQEKSLNISSMSLLTPLVESVGQEAFVSPCKSISGDSSVSDVSLKSAKFQRTEVPRADSGDSISSTSEDRNLLYSVDAYRSQRLKEVERPSIKQVIVRKEDVTSKLETKKNGPSDQINIKKKMQELNNEINMQQTVIYQASQALNCCFDEEHGKGSQEEAEAERLLLLATEKRTALLEELSKLKSEGPLLKRNKAASTSLEFTPSRGSVSISEMRLPLKADFICGTVQKPEVASYYYVIILRSGAENIVATPLASTASSLNGDALTFTTTFIMHNVSNDFEINLEVYSLVQRKEVASTDKRKKANKSKVITPKRLLTSITSKSTLLTPAMASPSCPNAVRTTNFILVGSHKLSLSSVGNAKFALEKVPVLSPLEGHIYLKLKCQVDSSVEEKGFLTMFEDVSGFGAWHRRWCVLSGNCISYWTYPDDEKRKHPLGRINLANCTNRQIEPANREFCARPSTFELITVRPQREDDRETLVSQCRDTLCVTKNWLSADTKEERNLWMQKLNQVLVDLRMWQPDACYKPIGKL; via the exons ATGGACCCCTTTACTGAG AAACTGCTTGAACGAACCCGGGCAAGGCGAGAGaacctgcagaagaaaatggcTGAGCGGCCCAACATGGGAGCGAGACCTACAGTACAGACCAAGAGGGTCAGAGAGCCCCTGCTAGAAACTGGTAACCAGGCATCTTTTCCTGGTGAAGAAG CGAAACCTATTACAAAACTGTCACCAACAAAGAGGCTCTGCTCAGGCAATATGGAGACTCAAGCTTCCAGTACAGAGAATGTTCAGCCTGTTCCTTCAAATTCCACAAGCCATCGTTCTCCTGAGGTGACTTCAGAGTCACACGTAACTGCATCTAACAGAGCTTCATTGGTTCAGCCtcttgagaaaggaaaaacaaacaccaagtCAGAAACTTCTGCAGCCCTTTCAGTCAAAACACGTATGCAGAAACTGGCAGAACAGCGACGCTGCTGGGATAGCGAGG ATCCCTCTGAATGCGCTCCTCTGTCCCCCCTCCAGTCAAAAGACCTGCCTGTTTCTCCACCGAAGCAGACAGCTAATGCTCTGGGGAGCAATACTCCTACTGGGAGACGGGGCCGTTTAGCTAACCTTGCTGCTACAATTGGCTCCTGGGAAGATGACCTAAGTCATCcatctgcaaagcaaaacaatgcaCAAGAACAGCCTGGCACTACTTGTTTATCCAAATTGTCCACTACAAGTGGAGCATCTGCTAGAATCAATAGTAGCAGTGTAAAGCAGGAAGCTGCATCCTGTTCTCAAAGGCTTGTTGAGGCTTCTATTAATAAACCAGCAAACTCAAAGATAGCG gattcaaataattttatgacACAATCCTCAAGCATCACTGTTCCCACTTCTAAGGAATCTGAAGTGCGACAGCCACTAATAGAGAAGCCCTACAGCcctcagaaaactgaaaaacttaCACAACCTGTAAAATCAACTTTGTCTCAACCAGTTCAGACCAAAGAAGAGCCAGTCAAAGGAACACATGTGCAACTCGAACATAAGGATAAACCCACAACACCAG GGGGATCAGGAATTAAGCCCTTCCTGGAACGCTTTGGAGAACGCTGTCAAGAGTATAGTGCACGCAGTCCTGCTACGAATACACCAGGGTACAGAACACCCACTGTCACTCCAAATACACGGACAATCCAGGAAAGGCTTCTCAAACAACATGAAAATTCCTCTACTGCCAGTTTAGCGCTTCAGCTTAAGCAG gaACGTGAACGAGAACTTGCATGTATTCGTGGCCGGTTTGACAGGGGCAATCTGTGGGGCACAGAGAGAAGTGAAAGTTCTAAGAGAAAACTTCCAGAAGCTAAAATG gaTAGCCCATCTCAAGCTAGTCCAAAACGTCCTCCTTGTTCAGACGCCACCGCTTCTGGATCAGCAGATGACAGGCCACCAAGGTCTCCCAGTGTAGAATCTTCAG ATGCTCCTAAATGTGAAGAGACTAATTCCAGTCCTCTGAAGATTACTCAGCCGAAGAGCCCTGTGAAAGCGGTGTCTGTCTCTCATCGTAAACAACTTGTTGAGAAACCAAATG ATGATGTACGTGAAGTTGAAATGAGTGTGGATGATGAGATGAATAGCTCAAAAGTGATAAGTGAAATCTTTGAAATTCTTCAAGAGGATGGTCCAGACatagaaaagctgaagaaagaaatgagcatGAGCCTAGAAGGTGAAAGTGATGAGGATGACCAGGAAAAGTCACTAAATATTTCATCAATGTCTCTGTTAACTCCTCTAGTGGAATCTGTTGGTCAAGAG GCCTTTGTTTCTCCTTGTAAGTCAATCAGTGGGGATAGCAGTGTCAGTGATGTAAGTCTGAAGTCTGCTAAGTTCCAAAGGACTGAAGTCCCCAGGGCAGATTCAGGAGACAGTATTAGCTCTACGTCAGAAGATCGCAACCTCCTGTATAG TGTTGATGCGTATAGATCTCAAAGACTTAAAGAAGTAGAACGTCCTTCAATAAAGCAAGTCATTGTTCGCAAAGAAGATGTTACTTccaaactggaaacaaaaaagaatggGCCATCTGATCAAATCAATATCAAAAAGAAGATGCAG GAGCTGAATAATGAGATTAACATGCAGCAGACAGTGATTTATCAAGCCAGCCAAGCACTTAATTGCTGTTTTGATGAAGAACATGGAAAAGGGTCGcaagaggaagcagaagcagagagacTACTTCTCCTTGCAA CTGAGAAGAGAACTGCTTTATTGGAAGAATTAAGTAAACTAAAGAGCGAGGGACCtcttcttaaaagaaataaagctgcttCCACATCTTTGGAGTTTACTCCATCCAGGGgatctgtttccatttcagagaTGCGTCTACCTCTAAAAGCAGACTTTATTTGTGGTACAGTTCAAAAACCAG aagTAGCAAGCTACTACTATGTGATAATACTGAGATCTGGAGCAGAAAATATAGTTGCAACTCCATTAGCAAGTACTGCCAGCTCCCTGAATGGAGATGCTCTTACCTTTACTACAACATTTATTAT GCACAATGTGTCAAATGACTTTGAAATAAATCTAGAAGTTTACAGTTTG GTGCAGAGAAAAGAAGTTGCAAGcactgataaaaggaaaaaggcaaataaatctAAG gttaTCACTCCAAAGAGATTATTAACATCTATTACCTCT aAAAGCACCCTTCTTACTCCAG CCATGGCCAGTCCAAGCTGCCCTAATGCAGTCCGCACTACTAATTTCATCCTTGTCGGATCCCACAAGCTATCATTGTCTTCTGTAGGAAATGCCaaatttgctttggaaaag GTTCCTGTTTTGTCTCCATTGGAAGGTCATATATATCTAAAGTTAAAATGCCAAGTGGACTCTTCTGTGGAGGAAAAAGGATTCTTG actatgTTTGAAGATGTTAGTGGATTTGGAGCATGGCATAGGCGCTGGTGTGTACTTTCTGGAAACTGTATATCTTACTGGACATACCCAGATGATGAAAAACGAAAG CATCCTTTGGGCAGGATAAACTTGGCTAACTGCACTAATCGTCAGATTGAACCTGCCAACAGGGAGTTCTGTGCCCGTCCCAGCACTTTTGAACTGATAACTGTCCGTCCACAGAGAGAAGATGATAGAGAGACCCTTGTCAGCCAGTGCAGAGACACGCTCTGTGTTACAAA GAATTGGCTGTCTGCTGATACTAAAGAAGAGCGTAACCTTTGGATGCAAAAGCTCAACCAGGTTCTTGTTGATCTTCGTATGTGGCAACCTGATGCTTGCTATAAACCAATTGGAAAgctttag